The Cryptococcus deuterogattii R265 chromosome 3, complete sequence genome has a segment encoding these proteins:
- a CDS encoding calcium/proton exchanger produces MATLETSPLLPSQASEHTPVSKPFDLLGSTRYLLLGSWINVLLICVPLSFAAEAFAWSAAARFTTSFLAIVPLAKLLGDSTEQLSMKLGQTLGGLLNATFGNAVELIVAIAALRQDELDLVQRSLLGSVLSNLLLVLGMSFFAAGFFFYESTFQATAAQASSSLMTLACITLILPAAYHASEIDNSSALVGTLLGREVSDLPDRSLKGLLLLSRGTSVILLLTYFGYLYFQLRTHSGLFEAESEEAEEMEVAAMDQWSAGTWLLIITVITAFCADILVGSIDETAQQWNIPKRFIGLILLPLVGNAAEHVTSVWMACKGKMELTIGVSVGSSIQIAAGMIPLLVIIAWPLQKDLTLFFANFETIVLFVSVMLVNLLLQDGRSNYMEGVMLMSLYLVIALSYLV; encoded by the exons ATGGCCACACTCGAAACATCTccactccttccttcccagGCGTCTGAGCATACTCCCGTCTCGAAACCCTTCGATCTGCTGGGTTCCACTAGATATCTATTGTTGGGATCGTGGATTAACGTTCTCCTAATTTGTGTCCCACTTAGCTTTGCAG CCGAGGCGTTCGCCTGGAGTGCTGCCGCTCGATTCACGACATCCTTCCTGGCGATTGTTCCCTTAGCCAAG CTTCTAGGGGACAGTACCGAGCAGTTGTCCATGAAACTCGGGCAAACACTTGGGGGTCTTCTGAATGCAAC CTTTGGTAACGCAGTCGAGTTAATTGTTGCCATCGCCGCTTTACGACAGG ATGAGCTAGATCTTGTTCAAAGGTCCCTTTTGGGCAGTGTGCTTTCAAATTTGCTTTTGGTTTTGGGCATGAGCTTCTTTGC GGCtggtttcttcttctatgaATCCACCTTTCAGGCTACAGCTGCCCAAGCAAGTTCATCACTCATGACGCTTGCCTGTATAACATTGATTCTGCCAGCCGCCT ATCACGCCTCAGAGATTGACAACAGTAGCGCTCTTGTTGGCACCTTGTTGGGCAGAGAAGTGTCCGATCTCCCTGATAGATCCCTCAAaggtcttctccttctttcgcgAGGAACTTCtgtcattctcctccttaCTTATTTTGGATATCTTTATTTTCAGCTGCGGACTCATTCCGGCCTATTCGAAGctgagagtgaagaagcagaagaaatggaagttGCGGCAATGGATCAATGGAGTGCTGGCACCTGGCTGTTAATCATAACAGTTATTACTGCATTCTGTGCAGATATCCTTGTTGGCAGCATTGATGAGACTGCTCAACAATGGAACATTCCCAAAAG ATTCATTGggctcatccttctccctcttgtGGGCAATGCTGCTGAGCATGTCACATCTGTCTGGATGGCCTGCAAAGGCAAGATGGAGCTTACCATTGGTGTAAGCGTTGGGTCTAGCATTCAGATTGCTGCTGGCATGATCCCACTGCTGGTTATCATTGCATGGCCCCTTCAGAAAGATTTAACACTTTTCTTT GCCAACTTTGAGACAATTGTCCTGTTTGTGTCAGTGATGCTGGTCAACTTACTATTGCAAGATG GCCGCAGCAATTACATGGAGGGTGTTATGT TGATGTCGTTATACCTAGTG